A stretch of the Parcubacteria group bacterium ADurb.Bin159 genome encodes the following:
- a CDS encoding DNA utilization protein GntX, protein MRNFLFPVKCLGCQKEGTFLCPECLEKIPFLPYYPCPKCLKPSLFGGICLDCGKSRFPISRLIVATSYKNELVASLIKQFKFYPFSLELANPLAMLLVKTIEESGFAPYLKQKNFIIVPVPLLWRDKAKRGFNQSEELAKIMAKNFNLSLNTNIVKKTKKTNPQIGLGKEERKKNLKESFKTKTKINGNFLIVDDIITTGSTLREVAKTLKKAGANEIWAAVLAKA, encoded by the coding sequence TTGAGAAATTTTCTTTTTCCGGTTAAATGTTTAGGGTGTCAAAAAGAAGGTACTTTTCTTTGCCCTGAATGTTTGGAAAAAATTCCTTTTCTTCCTTATTATCCCTGCCCTAAATGCTTAAAACCATCTTTGTTTGGAGGGATTTGTTTAGATTGCGGAAAAAGCCGATTCCCTATTTCAAGATTAATAGTGGCCACTTCTTATAAAAACGAATTAGTGGCTTCTCTTATTAAGCAATTTAAATTCTATCCTTTTTCCTTAGAATTAGCCAATCCATTAGCTATGCTTTTGGTTAAAACAATTGAAGAATCTGGTTTTGCTCCTTATCTTAAACAAAAAAATTTTATCATTGTTCCTGTTCCTCTTCTTTGGCGAGACAAAGCAAAACGCGGGTTTAATCAATCCGAAGAATTAGCCAAAATTATGGCTAAAAATTTTAATTTATCCCTTAATACTAATATAGTAAAAAAAACAAAAAAAACAAATCCCCAAATTGGCTTGGGGAAAGAGGAGAGAAAGAAAAATCTTAAAGAATCTTTTAAAACAAAAACAAAAATAAACGGAAATTTTTTAATTGTTGATGATATTATTACTACCGGTTCAACTCTAAGAGAAGTGGCTAAAACTCTTAAAAAAGCAGGAGCCAATGAAATTTGGGCAGCGGTTTTAGCAAAAGCTTAA
- the epsF gene encoding Type II secretion system protein F codes for MQFVFKAKDERGTTIKGVIEALNEGQALEILRKRNLVILDLKEAIGGEKGKIKISFTKEKVSSKDMVIFSRQLAVIISAGLPLVQALETLVGQTGNKYLDKIIGKIADEVRGGTRFSSSLERYPKIFDKFYVYMVRAGEVSGKLDEVLSYLADEKEKSYDLERRIKGAMIYPVFVLVTVVVIMILLLTFVIPQITSLITEGGGEIPLPTKIVISLSDFLRHKWYIILGLVGVLFIFYFFLANSSKGKPIWDRLVLKIPVFGPLFQKVSLVRFTNSLSTLIVGGIPLPQALKITADIVGNVCYQKIILETIRNVESGSSIATAFLSSPLIPKILSHSLIVGEQTGKLDEVLSKMSSFYSQEVENTLSQLVSLLEPIIIVVLGVVVGGIVLSVFMPIYQLASIQF; via the coding sequence ATGCAATTTGTTTTTAAAGCCAAAGATGAAAGAGGAACAACAATTAAAGGGGTGATAGAGGCGCTTAATGAAGGACAAGCCTTAGAAATTTTGCGTAAACGTAATTTAGTTATTCTTGACCTAAAAGAAGCGATAGGAGGGGAAAAGGGAAAAATTAAAATTAGTTTTACAAAAGAAAAGGTTTCCAGCAAAGATATGGTAATTTTTTCCCGTCAGTTGGCCGTAATAATTTCAGCTGGGTTACCTCTAGTTCAGGCATTAGAAACTTTAGTTGGGCAGACAGGGAATAAATATCTTGATAAAATAATAGGGAAAATTGCTGACGAGGTAAGAGGAGGTACGAGGTTTTCTTCGAGCTTAGAGCGTTATCCTAAAATTTTTGATAAATTTTATGTATATATGGTGAGGGCAGGAGAAGTTTCGGGAAAACTTGATGAGGTTCTTTCTTATTTAGCTGACGAAAAAGAAAAAAGTTATGATTTAGAGCGCCGAATAAAAGGAGCAATGATTTATCCGGTTTTTGTTTTGGTTACAGTAGTGGTTATTATGATTTTATTGCTAACCTTTGTTATTCCCCAGATAACTTCTTTAATTACTGAGGGAGGAGGAGAAATTCCCTTGCCTACAAAAATAGTGATTAGTTTAAGTGATTTTTTAAGGCATAAGTGGTATATTATTTTAGGCCTAGTAGGGGTTTTATTTATTTTTTATTTTTTCTTGGCTAATTCATCAAAAGGTAAACCAATTTGGGACAGATTAGTTTTAAAAATTCCTGTTTTTGGCCCGCTTTTTCAAAAAGTATCTTTGGTCAGATTTACTAATAGTCTTTCTACTTTAATAGTGGGAGGCATTCCCTTACCTCAGGCATTAAAAATCACTGCTGACATTGTGGGAAACGTTTGTTATCAAAAAATTATTTTAGAAACAATTCGTAATGTGGAAAGTGGCTCCTCTATCGCTACAGCGTTTTTGTCTTCGCCCCTTATCCCGAAAATACTTTCTCATTCTTTAATTGTAGGCGAACAAACAGGAAAACTTGACGAAGTTTTAAGTAAAATGTCCAGTTTTTATTCACAAGAAGTAGAAAATACTTTATCTCAATTAGTTTCTTTACTCGAGCCAATCATTATCGTGGTTTTAGGCGTGGTGGTAGGAGGTATTGTGCTCTCGGTATTTATGCCTATTTATCAACTTGCCTCTATTCAATTTTAA
- the gpmI_1 gene encoding 2,3-bisphosphoglycerate-independent phosphoglycerate mutase, with amino-acid sequence MNIKNRLCLIVLDGWGIGKKNKGNAIYLAQPRVFNYFWRNYPKTALNASGEFVGLPLNQPGNSEAGHINLGAGRKVEDDAVLINQNIKNKNFFHNEILKQGTRYAMQHHSKVHLMGLVTEENSAHSSPLHWLAILDFLKKEGVKKVYLHLFTDGRDSSQHGAIEILRRFSQIWAKKLDGSSSGLEIFIASICGRFYAMDRTKNWKRTEKTYNLLTQGEGRRAETPEEAILRAYNRGETDEFIKPTVIERGEKPIATISDNDLVIFMNLRSDRARQLTKVFVQEEFEKKNPGSFKRKKKLNNLMFLTLTNFGPDLDDIKTVFSRPNVKNSLPLVLGREVSQLYIAETEKYAHVTFFFSGGYDYPLAGEKRIRIDSPVVDSYAETPAMATPEVVSRLIKESKTSKPNFILVNLCNPDMLGHTGNLEATVDGIKVVDNYLGKLVNHLKEKYIVLVTADHGNAEEMINLETGETITTHTKNLVPFILIKDKEQIKVRKNGILADVAPTILELMGIPKPKEMTGKSLLE; translated from the coding sequence ATGAACATCAAAAATCGATTGTGCCTTATCGTGCTTGATGGTTGGGGTATAGGAAAAAAGAATAAGGGCAATGCTATTTATTTGGCTCAGCCCCGTGTTTTTAATTATTTTTGGCGTAATTATCCGAAAACAGCACTTAATGCTTCAGGAGAATTTGTAGGGCTTCCTTTAAATCAGCCGGGTAATTCTGAAGCAGGGCACATTAATTTAGGAGCAGGGAGAAAAGTAGAAGACGATGCTGTTTTAATTAATCAAAATATTAAAAATAAAAATTTTTTTCATAACGAGATATTAAAACAAGGAACACGCTATGCTATGCAGCATCACTCTAAAGTGCATCTTATGGGTTTAGTCACCGAAGAAAACAGCGCTCATTCTTCCCCTCTTCATTGGTTAGCTATACTTGATTTTCTAAAAAAAGAAGGAGTAAAAAAAGTTTATCTTCATCTTTTTACTGATGGTCGCGATTCTTCCCAACACGGAGCTATTGAAATTTTGCGCCGGTTTTCTCAGATTTGGGCGAAAAAATTAGATGGGTCTTCTTCGGGATTAGAAATTTTTATTGCTAGTATTTGCGGTCGGTTTTATGCTATGGACAGAACGAAAAATTGGAAAAGAACAGAAAAAACTTATAATCTTTTAACTCAAGGAGAAGGGAGAAGAGCAGAAACGCCGGAAGAGGCTATTCTCAGGGCTTATAATCGGGGAGAAACAGATGAATTTATAAAACCAACTGTTATAGAAAGGGGAGAAAAACCAATAGCTACTATTAGTGATAATGATTTAGTGATATTTATGAATCTTCGTTCAGATAGGGCGCGACAATTGACTAAAGTTTTTGTTCAAGAAGAGTTTGAAAAGAAAAATCCGGGAAGTTTTAAAAGAAAAAAGAAATTAAATAATTTAATGTTTCTCACTTTAACTAATTTTGGCCCAGATTTAGATGACATAAAAACAGTTTTTTCCCGGCCAAATGTTAAAAATAGTTTACCTCTTGTCTTAGGAAGAGAGGTTTCTCAACTTTATATTGCCGAAACAGAAAAATATGCTCATGTAACTTTCTTTTTTTCCGGAGGATATGATTATCCTTTAGCAGGAGAAAAAAGAATACGCATTGATTCTCCTGTGGTAGATAGTTATGCTGAAACTCCGGCAATGGCAACACCGGAAGTAGTTTCTCGTCTTATTAAAGAATCAAAAACGAGTAAACCCAATTTTATATTAGTTAATTTGTGTAATCCGGATATGCTTGGCCATACAGGGAATTTAGAGGCAACAGTGGATGGTATTAAAGTAGTTGATAATTATTTAGGAAAATTGGTAAATCATTTAAAAGAAAAATATATTGTTTTAGTTACTGCTGACCATGGCAATGCGGAAGAAATGATAAATTTAGAGACAGGAGAGACCATAACTACTCATACTAAAAATCTTGTGCCCTTTATTTTAATTAAAGATAAAGAACAAATAAAAGTAAGAAAAAATGGAATTTTAGCTGATGTTGCCCCGACAATTTTGGAATTAATGGGTATTCCTAAACCAAAAGAAATGACCGGAAAATCACTTTTAGAATAA
- the xpsE gene encoding Type II secretion system protein E — protein MLNDRFLQFFINQNKLTEEQAKKFLEESKSMGISLEEYLIDYLIIPEEDILEYKSTTYKLPVAELYGKTISPDILRIIPRQVAENYRLVAFGKEGNVLKVALSDPSDFKAREAVSFLAREKGLAVEYYVAGASTISKILAQYKGLAATVKEVVSTTQSEFASQIEEAKMVIGKKPGEAVEAAPITRLVDSFLNYAVEHKASDLHIEALGDEKTRIRCRIDGLLRETAILPIYLHSAIVARIKVMANLKLDETRIPQDGRVAITMAKRKVDLRVSVLPLLDKEKVVIRILDPLQRITTLEDLGFWGKDLEIIKKELNRPYGLFLATGPTGCGKTTTLYAILKILNKAEVNIVSLEDPVEYYLEGVNQSQIKPQLGYTFATGLRSVVRQDPDIIMVGEIRDNETAELAVHSALTGHIVLSTLHTNNAIGTIPRLIDMKIEPFLLSSCLNFVIGQRLVRKICPKCKEEYLANTALNLEIEKMFKEVKDVDLSEFRDKKTGQFRLYKGKGCAYCGQEGYVGRTVIFEVAHITDRLREMISNREDINKIEQEVISKGMLPIIKEGYLKALKGITTLEEILRVSEE, from the coding sequence ATGCTTAATGATAGATTTTTACAATTTTTTATTAATCAAAACAAATTAACTGAAGAACAGGCTAAAAAATTTTTAGAAGAATCGAAATCAATGGGCATATCCCTTGAAGAATATTTAATTGATTATTTGATTATTCCCGAAGAAGATATTTTAGAATATAAAAGCACTACTTATAAATTGCCCGTAGCTGAGCTTTATGGGAAAACAATTAGCCCCGATATTTTAAGAATAATTCCTCGTCAAGTGGCTGAAAATTATCGGTTAGTTGCCTTTGGAAAAGAGGGCAATGTTTTAAAGGTTGCTCTAAGTGACCCTTCTGATTTTAAAGCGAGAGAAGCAGTTTCTTTTTTAGCTAGAGAAAAAGGATTAGCCGTAGAATATTATGTAGCCGGAGCATCAACTATTAGCAAGATTTTAGCTCAATACAAGGGCTTAGCCGCGACAGTTAAAGAAGTGGTTTCCACTACCCAATCAGAATTTGCCTCTCAAATTGAAGAAGCAAAAATGGTTATAGGGAAAAAGCCGGGAGAAGCAGTTGAGGCCGCTCCTATCACCAGATTAGTTGATTCATTTTTGAATTATGCAGTAGAACATAAAGCGTCAGATTTGCACATTGAGGCTTTAGGCGATGAAAAAACAAGAATCAGATGCCGTATTGATGGTCTTCTAAGAGAAACAGCTATTTTGCCTATTTATCTTCATTCAGCTATTGTGGCTCGTATTAAGGTAATGGCTAATTTAAAACTTGACGAAACACGCATCCCTCAAGACGGAAGAGTAGCCATAACTATGGCTAAAAGAAAAGTTGACCTTCGTGTTTCGGTTTTACCCCTTTTAGACAAAGAAAAGGTAGTTATAAGAATTTTAGACCCGCTTCAAAGAATTACTACTTTAGAAGACCTTGGTTTTTGGGGAAAAGATTTGGAAATAATTAAAAAAGAACTTAACCGGCCATATGGTCTTTTTTTAGCCACTGGGCCAACAGGCTGTGGAAAAACAACGACCCTTTATGCTATTTTGAAAATTTTAAACAAAGCAGAAGTTAATATTGTTTCCCTTGAAGACCCGGTAGAATATTATTTAGAAGGAGTAAATCAGTCACAAATTAAACCTCAACTTGGCTATACTTTCGCCACTGGGCTTCGTTCAGTGGTTAGACAAGACCCAGATATTATTATGGTAGGAGAGATTAGAGATAATGAAACGGCAGAGCTAGCTGTTCACTCTGCTTTAACTGGGCATATTGTTCTTTCTACTCTGCATACTAATAATGCTATTGGGACCATTCCGCGCTTAATAGACATGAAAATTGAACCTTTTCTTCTCTCTTCTTGTTTAAATTTTGTAATTGGGCAAAGATTAGTGCGAAAGATTTGTCCAAAATGTAAAGAAGAATATCTGGCTAATACTGCTTTAAATCTGGAAATAGAAAAAATGTTTAAAGAAGTAAAAGATGTTGATTTATCTGAATTTCGCGATAAAAAAACAGGACAATTTCGTTTGTATAAAGGCAAGGGGTGTGCTTATTGCGGTCAAGAGGGATATGTAGGGAGAACGGTTATTTTTGAAGTGGCTCATATTACTGACCGTTTGCGGGAAATGATTAGTAATCGTGAAGATATTAATAAAATTGAACAAGAAGTAATATCAAAAGGAATGTTGCCTATAATAAAAGAAGGTTATTTAAAAGCACTAAAGGGCATTACTACTTTAGAAGAAATTTTGAGAGTATCAGAAGAATAA
- the pilT_1 gene encoding Twitching mobility protein, which yields MSVELELKLRNLCLEALEKEASEIYLLIGANPFLRINGKIVSLSNSEIISQSFVLELKDFLLQEKKEEYKNQIIFVYNLEKIGNIEITIIQEKNGPAIFLKFLDKEIEDLSKTDLPQMVINFTNLKQGIIFVTGPKDSGKATLVASLIDYINKHQSKFISTLEKPIKYKFKSQKSLIEQREVGKDVSSFHEGLQYVKKRNIDVLMISEIEDKECLNELFSIAERGTLIFAITYFDTSINLIRHFLHFYSKEEEERVRYFFAKSFGGTICVRLIPRIGGGRIRALEVLPPTTAVKTSIEAGKFYQLTTILQSEEAISLDRYLADLVTSGEILPEEGMKAAIDQDILRNLLAR from the coding sequence ATGTCTGTTGAATTAGAACTAAAATTAAGAAATCTTTGTCTTGAAGCGCTAGAGAAAGAAGCTAGCGAGATTTATCTTTTAATAGGAGCAAACCCATTTTTAAGAATAAACGGGAAAATAGTTTCTCTATCTAACTCAGAAATAATATCACAATCTTTTGTCCTTGAGCTTAAAGATTTTTTACTTCAAGAGAAAAAAGAAGAATATAAAAATCAAATTATTTTTGTTTACAATCTAGAAAAGATAGGGAATATTGAAATTACTATTATTCAAGAAAAAAACGGTCCGGCTATTTTTTTAAAATTTTTAGACAAAGAAATTGAAGATTTATCAAAAACGGATTTGCCTCAGATGGTAATCAACTTTACCAATTTAAAACAAGGGATTATTTTTGTTACCGGACCCAAGGATTCAGGCAAGGCCACCTTAGTCGCCTCTCTTATTGATTATATAAATAAACACCAATCAAAATTTATTTCTACTTTAGAAAAACCAATTAAATATAAATTCAAAAGCCAAAAAAGTTTAATAGAACAAAGAGAAGTAGGGAAAGATGTTTCTTCTTTTCACGAGGGGCTTCAATATGTTAAGAAGCGCAATATTGACGTATTAATGATTTCAGAAATAGAAGACAAAGAATGCCTTAATGAACTTTTCTCTATTGCGGAAAGAGGAACCCTTATTTTCGCTATAACTTATTTTGATACATCTATAAATTTAATTAGACACTTTCTTCATTTTTATTCCAAAGAAGAAGAAGAAAGGGTTAGATATTTTTTTGCTAAAAGTTTTGGGGGAACAATTTGTGTTCGTCTTATCCCTCGTATTGGGGGCGGGAGAATAAGGGCACTTGAAGTTTTACCTCCAACAACGGCGGTAAAAACGAGCATTGAAGCTGGAAAATTTTATCAATTAACTACTATTCTCCAGAGTGAAGAGGCTATTTCTTTAGATCGTTATTTAGCCGATTTGGTTACTTCAGGAGAAATTTTGCCGGAAGAAGGAATGAAAGCTGCCATTGACCAAGACATTTTGAGAAATTTGTTAGCCAGATAA
- a CDS encoding Competence protein A: MALNKKKNFLGVDIGSTSIKLVELTKKGNLPYLVTYGYGERAINELIKSDSIEATQMASALLKKIYQKSGAVSFQAVTALPNFSVFSSVITIPAMNEKDLTNAIRWEAKKIVPMPLEEIVLDWNIIEISKIDNKKNYRVLLTAASRKLVQRYVDIFKQADLQLLSLETEAFALSRSLLGKDEAPTMIVDTSALTTDVIIFEKGIPTLNRSIDIGGITITKSIANCLNVDFKRADQFKRDMGISGSSKIPQIIQDVLQPVVDEIHYSLNLYQNQTGKLVEKIILSGGSSYLPNLPEFFSRNLEIKVFIGNPWARIAYPKELEPALNEIAPRFAVAIGLALRELE; the protein is encoded by the coding sequence ATGGCTTTAAATAAGAAAAAAAATTTTTTAGGGGTTGACATCGGCTCAACGAGTATTAAATTAGTTGAGCTTACTAAAAAAGGAAACCTCCCTTATTTGGTTACTTATGGATATGGAGAACGAGCTATAAACGAATTAATAAAAAGCGATTCCATTGAAGCAACTCAAATGGCCTCTGCGCTTTTGAAAAAAATTTATCAAAAGTCAGGGGCAGTAAGTTTCCAAGCAGTAACTGCCTTGCCTAATTTTTCTGTTTTTAGTTCGGTAATTACTATCCCGGCAATGAATGAGAAAGATTTGACCAATGCTATTCGTTGGGAGGCAAAAAAAATTGTTCCTATGCCCTTGGAAGAAATAGTTTTAGATTGGAATATTATAGAAATATCAAAGATAGACAATAAAAAAAATTATCGAGTTCTTTTGACTGCTGCCTCTCGCAAGCTAGTCCAAAGATATGTAGATATTTTTAAACAAGCCGATTTACAACTTTTGTCTTTAGAAACAGAAGCTTTCGCTCTTTCTCGTTCTTTATTAGGCAAAGACGAAGCGCCAACAATGATTGTTGACACTTCAGCCCTAACAACTGATGTAATTATTTTTGAGAAAGGGATTCCTACCTTAAATCGTTCAATTGATATTGGAGGCATAACTATTACTAAATCAATAGCTAACTGTCTTAATGTTGATTTTAAAAGAGCTGACCAATTCAAAAGAGATATGGGAATATCTGGTTCTTCTAAAATTCCTCAGATTATTCAAGATGTTTTACAGCCGGTTGTTGATGAGATACATTATTCATTAAATCTTTATCAAAATCAAACAGGGAAATTAGTAGAAAAGATTATTCTTTCCGGCGGTTCATCATATTTGCCAAACTTGCCGGAATTTTTTTCTCGAAATTTAGAAATCAAAGTTTTTATTGGCAATCCTTGGGCAAGAATTGCTTATCCCAAAGAATTAGAACCGGCTCTTAATGAAATTGCCCCGCGTTTTGCCGTGGCGATTGGCTTAGCTTTAAGAGAGTTGGAATAA
- a CDS encoding Chloroplast import component protein (Tic20) — translation MAEEILETSKKIKGGEKFFAFLCYLGILVLIPLIFRSRSNFVRFHFRQGAVIFALKIVSLFFVFIPLVGVILTLIGWLILAIFAFIGLVAVIRGKYYKIPLIYFLTGKLKIK, via the coding sequence ATGGCTGAAGAAATTTTAGAAACATCAAAAAAAATAAAAGGAGGAGAAAAATTTTTTGCCTTTCTTTGTTATTTAGGAATTTTAGTTTTAATTCCTTTAATTTTTAGGAGTCGAAGCAATTTCGTTCGTTTTCATTTTCGCCAGGGAGCGGTTATTTTCGCTCTTAAAATAGTTTCTTTATTTTTCGTTTTTATTCCTTTAGTGGGAGTAATTTTAACTTTAATTGGTTGGCTTATTCTCGCCATTTTTGCCTTTATAGGATTAGTGGCAGTAATAAGGGGAAAATATTATAAAATACCACTTATTTATTTTTTAACTGGTAAGCTAAAAATAAAATAG
- the gpmI_2 gene encoding 2,3-bisphosphoglycerate-independent phosphoglycerate mutase has product MFSPLILIILDGWGIAPPSQGNAIFRAKLPIFNELIKTWPVKIIQASGEAVGLMWGEPGNSEVGHLNLGAGKIVYQILPRINQAIVRGEFTENQAFKKTIEHVKSNNSSLHLIGLLSSGGVHSLNSHLYALLEMAKKEGLSKDKVCLHLILDGRDRPFNSGLDFVNELIKKLEIMEIGEIASLSGRFWAMDRDNHWERTEKVYQLLTEGKGAIANEAREAIERSYKNKIFDEEFEPTLIQKPGDGLNLIKENDAVIFFNFREDRARQLTKAFVEENFSHFQRTKIKNLFFTTMTEYEKNLPVNAIAFPPEKVNWPLSRLLAEKGISQLHIAETEKYAHVTFFFNGGKEEPFPGEKRILVPSPRVSSYALKPEMSAKEVTDKVLLALDGQEYSFIIVNFANPDMVGHTGDINAAISALETIDNLIGDIVELAQNKKWSVLITADHGNVEEMINFKTGEINKEHSTNPVPFIVIAEGLKREIPLKEVPDLSSLRASGILSDVSPTILKLMGLPKPEEMTGTSLI; this is encoded by the coding sequence ATGTTTTCTCCTCTTATTTTAATTATCCTTGATGGTTGGGGGATAGCCCCTCCTTCTCAGGGAAATGCTATATTTAGAGCTAAATTGCCAATTTTTAATGAATTGATAAAAACTTGGCCGGTTAAAATTATTCAGGCTTCAGGCGAGGCAGTAGGATTAATGTGGGGAGAACCAGGAAATTCAGAAGTTGGTCATCTTAATTTAGGTGCAGGAAAAATTGTTTATCAAATTTTGCCCAGAATTAATCAAGCAATTGTTAGAGGAGAGTTTACAGAGAATCAAGCTTTTAAAAAAACCATAGAACACGTAAAAAGCAACAATTCGTCTCTTCATCTTATAGGGCTTCTTTCTTCAGGTGGAGTCCATTCTTTAAATAGTCATTTATATGCGCTTTTAGAAATGGCTAAAAAAGAAGGATTATCCAAAGATAAAGTATGTTTGCATCTTATTTTAGACGGCAGAGATCGTCCTTTTAATAGCGGTTTAGATTTTGTTAATGAATTAATAAAGAAGTTAGAAATTATGGAAATAGGAGAAATTGCTTCTCTTTCTGGGCGTTTTTGGGCTATGGATAGAGATAACCACTGGGAAAGGACAGAAAAAGTTTATCAATTATTGACTGAAGGGAAAGGGGCAATAGCTAATGAGGCAAGAGAAGCTATTGAAAGATCTTATAAAAATAAAATTTTTGATGAAGAATTTGAACCAACTCTGATTCAAAAACCAGGAGACGGACTTAATTTAATTAAAGAAAATGATGCTGTTATTTTTTTTAATTTTCGGGAGGATAGAGCGCGTCAATTGACCAAAGCATTTGTAGAAGAAAATTTTTCTCATTTTCAGAGAACAAAAATTAAAAATCTTTTTTTTACGACAATGACCGAATATGAGAAAAATTTGCCGGTAAACGCTATCGCTTTTCCTCCGGAAAAAGTAAATTGGCCCTTGTCTCGTCTTTTAGCCGAAAAGGGTATTTCTCAACTTCATATTGCTGAAACAGAAAAATATGCTCATGTAACTTTCTTCTTTAATGGAGGCAAAGAAGAGCCATTTCCCGGAGAAAAAAGAATACTTGTTCCTTCTCCACGAGTATCTTCTTATGCTCTTAAGCCTGAAATGTCTGCTAAAGAAGTGACTGATAAAGTGCTTTTAGCCCTCGATGGTCAAGAATACTCTTTTATTATTGTAAATTTTGCCAATCCGGATATGGTTGGCCATACCGGGGATATTAATGCGGCTATTTCTGCCTTAGAAACGATTGATAATTTAATAGGAGATATTGTAGAATTAGCTCAAAATAAAAAATGGTCAGTTTTAATTACTGCTGACCATGGGAATGTTGAAGAGATGATAAATTTTAAAACAGGAGAAATCAATAAAGAGCACTCTACAAATCCCGTGCCATTTATAGTTATAGCCGAGGGGCTAAAAAGAGAAATTCCCTTAAAAGAAGTCCCTGATTTAAGCAGTTTAAGAGCTTCGGGCATTTTGTCTGATGTTTCACCTACGATTTTAAAATTAATGGGTTTACCTAAACCAGAGGAGATGACAGGAACTTCGTTGATATAA